The sequence TTGGGGGGCTTGACCACTTTTAGCACCTTTAGTGCGGAGATGGTGAGTCTGCTCCAATGGGGGCGCTATGGCGCGCTGGCTCTAGGGGTGGCGCTCCATGTGGGAGGCTCCATCGGGATGACACTGCTTGGAATCTTCACCTTTTCATTCATTCAAAGAATCGGAGGATAAGACCATGAAAGGCTACCAACTCACCTTTTCTACGCTTCAGAGTCGAGAATTTCAAGGGAAGCGAGTCATTGACCATCTCGCCCAAATCGCCAAAGAGGAGGGACTTGGAATCACGATCATGAGCGGCGCCCAAGGGAGAGGAAGAGATGGAGAGTGGCGCTCAGCCAGTTTTTTTGAGCTGGCCGATCAGCCCCTAGAGGCGGTGATGAATCTCTCCGAAGAGGAGTGCGAGCGACTCTTTAGGCGACTAGAGGCACTCAAAATGGGGGTCTTTTACACCAAGATTCCCATTGAGTATGGAATCCTCTAAGATTCTTTGTTAAAGCCCTGCGGGGGAAGCTCTGGAGGACTTGGCGCATCCACTCATTCCAAGTGGCATTAGGCTCCCAGAAGCGCTTCACCAGCCCTTGAGGCGGGGTGAAGCTTTGAGGATGGAGCAGGGCGTAGAGATGAAAAAAGGCGCTCACACGGTAGTTTTTGGCGCAGTGCACCCAAATTTTTCTCCCTTCTAAAGATTCCACGATCCGCTCAAACATCCAAAAATCCTCGACCCTAGGCGCATCAAAGCGCACGGGCAGATGAATATAGCCCATGCCAAGCGATTTGATGATTACATCTTCGTGCTCTAGCGCATTATCTGCATCGCTGAGCGCAAGGTTGATGACCACTTCATAGCCCTCTTGGGCAATCGACTCTAG comes from Wolinella succinogenes DSM 1740 and encodes:
- a CDS encoding DUF190 domain-containing protein, coding for MKGYQLTFSTLQSREFQGKRVIDHLAQIAKEEGLGITIMSGAQGRGRDGEWRSASFFELADQPLEAVMNLSEEECERLFRRLEALKMGVFYTKIPIEYGIL
- a CDS encoding protein tyrosine phosphatase family protein; the protein is MILNLLPLSPLLCTSGQPSAKELESIAQEGYEVVINLALSDADNALEHEDVIIKSLGMGYIHLPVRFDAPRVEDFWMFERIVESLEGRKIWVHCAKNYRVSAFFHLYALLHPQSFTPPQGLVKRFWEPNATWNEWMRQVLQSFPRRALTKNLRGFHTQWESWCKRPPF